The nucleotide window ATCGCGGCGATAATCGATGTCGTCGTCGTCTTGCCGTCAGAGCCCGTTACAGCGATGATGCGGCAGGGGCAAACATCAAAAAAGACCTCCATTTCAGAGGTGAGGATTGCCCCGTGGGCAACAGCCGCCAAGAGTTCCGGCACGTCCGGCCGCATGCCGGGCGTCCGGAAGATGACATCGGCGTCGAGTGATTTCAGATAGTCATCACCGAGGCAGAGTGACGCACCCAGCGCTTCGAGCCTGTCTGCCGACGCGCCGAGCTTGGCGCGGTCTGCTTTGTCACAGGCGGTGACGGCAATACCGTTTTGGAGGAGCCTTTCAATGAGCGGCGTGTTGCTCACGCCGATGCCGATGACGGCGACTTTTTTGTGTTTAAGGGACGTTATATAATCGGCCAGTTTCAATTCATCACCCCGGAATTTATTTGACCCTAAGGAAATCTTACCCTATTGTACCGGTTATTATATACTGCGCGCGCGTCATTTTCAAGGTGAAGCGAGAAGGGTTTGCGCTCTTGGTTGAAATGGGCAAACACGAGGTCTGCCCGGACGGCGGGGACGGGGCGGGCGAACGCCGTTCGCCCCTATGCAGGTACAGCGGGAACGATAAGTGCGGTAGGGCGTAATGCAGGATAAAGCGGCGGGCGGACGGCCAATGGCCGTCCCTACATACTGAGGTTGTTATGCCCTATAGACGGGCGGATATGGAATCCGCCCCGACGGATGCGCAGCACCGTGACGTTGACATAAAGCTCGTTTTATTGTAAAATATAAGAGCGAGTAAGTCGGACAGCCGCGGGGGAAAGCCGAAAGGTTTCCCGTGAGGAAAGTCCGGGCTCCACAGGGCAAGGATAACGGGTAACGCCCGCCGAAGGCGACTTCAGGACAAGTGCAACAGAGATATACCACCGTCTCCGGTGTTACGGAGGCGGTAAGGGTGGAAAAGTGAGGTAAGAGCTCACTCATCGGCTGGAGACAGTCCGGTGCTGTAAACTCTATCCGGAGCAACACCGTGGAGAGAGCCGTACTTGAGTGTACAGGTTGGCCCGACCGCTCTCAGGAGGTGGCTTGAGCCCATTGGCAACGATGGGCCTAGATAGATGGCTGTCTAAGACAGAATCCGGCTTACAGACTTACTCGCAACAAAGCAGGCTGCCTCAAACGAGGCGGCCTGTTTTGTTGCATGGCGGCGAGCTTTGAAGGGCAAGCACAAGGTCTGCCCCTACGGGCGTACCAATTAAGCGGGCTGACAGCGATTATTAGCCTTCGCCCCGGGAGAACAGATTGTGACGCTGTGTGACAAGCCGGCATATAATGCCCTGCAACATTATTTAATTTTTGTAATTGGAGTGCGAAAACGATATGAGTTTTCAGTATTACGCGCTGCCCCAAAACACCTCCGGGGCGGCGCTCATCCCTATTTCGAACGCACCAACGCCGCTGGCGTTTTTGACCGTAGTGACCGACGACGCCAACAATTTAGTCACGCTGCGGGCGAATATTGGCTGGCGCGCGGCACTGTCGACAACACGCATTATTTATAAAATCTGGCGCACAGCACCCGGGACGGGCACGCTTGTCTGCAGTGTTCAGGACGGCGCGGAAAACTTCAACGATTACGCTGCAACGACCGATTTTTCCGACGTCGTCACCGTCACACCGAACCAGCCCGTGACCTTTATATTGACAGCGGAGACCGTTGACGTTGGGGCGCAGGCGTCCGTTGTCGGACCGCTGTCCTTTACTGCTTTCGGGACAAATCTGACTGTCATTAGCTACTATGAGCTCATTAACAACACGGTCGGCGGCGCTAATATCCCCATTGCGCAGGCGCCTGTGCCGCTCGCCTATTTCACCGTGAACGTCCAGGCCGGGCAAACCGTTATCCTGCGGCCGAGTGTCTGCTGGAACATCACCGGCTCTTCCCTTCCGAAAGTCGATGTGCTGTTCAAACTGTGGCGCGGAGCGCCCGTCACCGGGACACTCGTCTGCAGCGCTGACGACAGCGCCGACGTGGAGCGGGCCGCCGTCACATCGTTTTCACATGTCGATTCCGGCTTCACCGCGGCGCAAACCGTCACCTATGTCCTGACGGCCGAAGCGCCGGATATAAATCACGCGGCTAATATCACAGGTGCTTTGACGGTGACGGCGTCTGTTCAAACGGTCGGCGCGTATGCCGTCTTGCCGCAGAACACATCCGGCAGCGTCAGTATTCCACTGACGACGGCCGGAACGCCACTGGCGTCACTCACGCTGCCGATAAGCGCCGGGATGCTTGTCAGCCTGCGCGCCGCCGCCGGATTGGCTTTTTCAAGTGGTACCAGCTCCGGCACAGTTCCCGTCCTTTATAAAATATGGCGCGGCGCACCGAACACCGGCATACTGATCTACAGCACACTTGACAGCGGCGAGACAGGCTTTGACAAATTCAAGGTAACAGCTCTCGGCACCGTTGACAGCGGCTTCACAAGCACCGGACAGGTCACGTATACGCTGACGGCCGAGCTCGTTAACGCATCGGCAGCGGCCAGCATTATCGGCCCATTAACGTTTACGGCCGTACCGGAAAATTAAACGACGACGGAGCGCTAAAAAAGGCCGCCCTAAACAGGCGGCCTTTTTAGCGCTCGGCAGCGCATTATTTTTAGAACCCCATTGTTTTTAGTTCCGAAACTATATCAACATAAAAGTCGGTGATATCCGATATGTACCCGGGCTTTACTTGGCGTGTGAAAGGCGACCGGCGCAAATCAATGACATCAAAATGCGATATCCCGCGTTTTGAAGCGCCGCGCAGCACACCCCGAAAATTCGTCCACTGCGCCGACGCCACTGAGACGAGCCCATCATTTTCACCTTCCAGGCGTTTGACAAATAAATGAGGCAGAAACATAAACACATCACTAAAGGAACGATCCATGGCGGCAGCGTAGCTTTGATAGTAAACGTTATCATCATCCGGATTTTGTTCATTAAAGTGCTCAGCCTCCAGCGTTGAGAAGCCGCGCGTGGCGTTATAAAAATCGGGGTGCCTGTCACCCAGCGCGCGAAAGGATATATCGACGAGCGCCGCGGCTATTTTATAGAGTGAATCAGGAACCCGGCTATAGGCGTCTATTGCTTTCATGCCACGGTGCGGTGTTGCCAGCGTCGTCAAACTGGCGATTTTATCCGCCATGCCTAACGACGATATGAGATACCGGGCGTCCAGCCCGCCTTTTGAATGGGCGATTAAATTGATTTTTTCATACCCGTGCTCTTTAAAAATTCTTTCGATGTTTTCTTTAATCTCAAGAGCGTTTTCTTTGATCGTCCCCCAGCTGTCCTGCATGCCGTAAAATATCGTGGCACCGTGTTCCTCTAAAACCTTGGGTATTCTGCCCCAATAATTGAGGCTCTTAAAATCACGGAACCCGACACCGTGCAGCAGCATAATGGGGTATTTTGTATGGCAGCGCGTGTCTTTTATTGGTGATACATGACTCAATCATATCCACAGCCTTTCAGCGAAATCCGCCGGTATTAGCGGTATAAAGCCGATTTTTAGGATATTATACCACTCCTTGGCGGTATTTCAACGGTTAAAAAAACAGGGTATTAAATCGACTTGATTTAATACCCTGTCATACGGTTGATTCTTTTGCGTTATGCCTGCTTCAGCGCGGCCTGAGCGGCGGCGAGACGGGCGATGGGGACGCGGAACGGTGAGCAGGAGACGTAGTTGAGGCCAATGCTGTGGCAGAACTCAACAGAAGACGGGTCGCCGCCGTGCTCCCCGCAGATACCGATTTTGAGGTCCGGGCGGGTGGCGCGGCCGAGGGAGACGGCCATCTTGACAAGCTTGCCAACACCTGCCTGGTCTAGCCGTGCAAACGGGTCGGACTCCAGAATCTTTTTCTGATAGTACGCATCGAGGAATTTCGCGGCATCGTCACGGGAAAAGCCGAACGTCATCTGCGTCAAATCATTCGTACCGAAGGAGAAGAACTCGGCTTCCTTGGCGATTTCGTCTGCCGTGACGCAGGCGCGCGGAATCTCGATCATGGTGCCGACCTTATACTTCAGGTCTGAGCCGCTGTCTTTGATGAGCTTGTCGGCTGTGTCAACAACGATTTTTTTGACGTACTGAAGCTCCTTGACCTCACCGACAAGCGGGATCATGATCTCCGGCACGAGATGCCAATCGGGGTGCTTTTTGCTGACATTGATGGCAGCCTTGATAACGGCATTCGTCTGCATGACGGCGATTTCGGGATATGTGACGGCGAGACGGCAGCCGCGATGGCCCATCATGGGGTTAAACTCATGGAGCGAGGCGATAATCTCTTTGATGTCGTGGACGGATTTACCGAGATCTTTTGCCAGAAGCTCGATATCTTCTTCATCTGTCGGCAAGAACTCGTGGAGCGGCGGGTCGAGATAACGAATGGTGACGGGGCAGCCCTCCATCGCCTCATAAATGCCTTCAAAGTCGGACTGCTGCATTGGCTCAAGCTTCAAAAGCGCCTTCTCACGCTGCTCAACCGTGTCGGCACAGATCATCTCGCGGATTGCCGGTATGCGCTCGGCATCAAAGAACATATGCTCGGTGCGGCACAGGCCGATGCCCTCAGCGCCGAATTTGCGCGCCTGCGCGGCGTCCTTTGGCGTGTCGGCGTTTGTGCGGACGTTAAGCGTTCTGTAAGAATCGGCCCAGGCCATGATGCGGCCGAATTCGCCGCCGATGGCGGCGTCCGTCGTCTTGATGGCTTCGCCGTATATATTGCCGGTTGAGCCGTCAAGACTGAGCCAGTCGCCTTCTTGATACGTTTTGCCGCCGAGCTCAAACGTTTTGTTCTCCTCGTCCATCTTGATGGCGCCGCAGCCGGCGACGCAGCAAGCGCCCATGCCGCGCGCCACGACGGCGGCGTGCGACGTCATACCGCCGCGGACCGTCAGGATACCCTGCGCGGCCGCCATGCCTTCGATATCCTCCGGGGACGTTTCGAGGCGGACGAGAATGACTTTTTCACCCTTCTGTGCCCAGGCCTTGGCCTCTTCGGCGGTAAAGACAACTTTGCCGCAGGCGGCGCCGGGTGACGCAGCAAGACCGGTGCCGATCACCTTGGCGTTTTTCAGTGCCTCGGCGTCAAACTGCGGGTGTAGGAGCGCGTCGAGCTGCTTCGGGTCGATCATGAGAACGGCTTCCTTCTCGGTGATGAGACCCTCATCGACAAGGTCACAGGCAATTTTGAAGGCGGCGGCGGCGGTGCGCTTGCCGTTGCGCGTCTGCAGCATGAAGAGCTTTTTGTCCTCAATCGTAAACTCCATATCCTGCATGTCGCGGTAATGATTTTCAAGTTTGTCACAGATTTTGACGAAATCGTCATAAGCGCCGGGCATAACGTCTTTGAGCTGGTCAATTGTCTGCGGTGTGCGGATACCGGCCACAACGTCCTCGCCCTGCGCGTTCATCAGGAATTCACCGAAGAGCTTTTTCTCGCCGGTGGCAGGGTTGCGCGTGAAGGCAACGCCTGTCCCCGAGGTGTTGCCGAGGTTGCCAAAGACCATCTCCTGCACGTTGACGGCCGTGCCCCAGTCGCCGGGGATGTCGTTCATACGACGGTAGACAATGGCACGCGGGTTATTCCAGGAGCGGAAAACGGCCTGAATAGCGCCCATAAGCTGCTCTTTCGGGTCGGTCGGGAAGTCAACGCCGAGCTTTGATTTATATGCGTCTTTAAATTGCTGCGCGAGCGTTTTAAGGTCGTCAGCCGTGAGCTCGGTGTCCTGCTGAACGCCGCGCTCTTCCTTCATTTTATCGATAAGCGCCTCGAAGTATTTTTTACCGACCTCCATAACAACGTCGGAATACATCTGGATAAAGCGGCGATAGCAGTCATACGCCCAGCGCGGGTTGCCCGAGCGGCGTGCCATGACCTCAACGACATCTTCGTTAAGGCCGAGATTGAGAATCGTATCCATCATTCCGGGCATGGACGCGCGCGCGCCGGAACGGACGGAGACTAAAAGCGGATTTTCCTGATCGCCGAATTTTTTGCCTGTCAGCTTTTCGAGCGTCGCGACGTATGCCATGATCTCCTGCTGCAAATCGGGCGAAATCGCTTCTCCGTCATCGTAGTATTTGGTGCACGCTTCCGTCGTCACGGTAAACCCCTGCGGAACGGGCATGCCGAGATTTGTCATTTCAGCGAGGTTGGCGCCTTTGCCGCCAAGCAGCGCTTTCATTTTGCCGTTGCCCTCCGAGAAGAGGTAGACGTATTTTTTGTCCACAATGATCCCCCTAAAGAATGATTTTGCAAGGATTCAAACAAAAATATTATAGCTATTCCTTCCTGATAAAACAATATTTTCGTAAAATATTCGTGAAAACTTCCATCAATTTAATGCGATAGTGCAAAAAAGTTTGACGCTTTGTT belongs to Oscillospiraceae bacterium CM and includes:
- a CDS encoding pyruvate, phosphate dikinase encodes the protein MDKKYVYLFSEGNGKMKALLGGKGANLAEMTNLGMPVPQGFTVTTEACTKYYDDGEAISPDLQQEIMAYVATLEKLTGKKFGDQENPLLVSVRSGARASMPGMMDTILNLGLNEDVVEVMARRSGNPRWAYDCYRRFIQMYSDVVMEVGKKYFEALIDKMKEERGVQQDTELTADDLKTLAQQFKDAYKSKLGVDFPTDPKEQLMGAIQAVFRSWNNPRAIVYRRMNDIPGDWGTAVNVQEMVFGNLGNTSGTGVAFTRNPATGEKKLFGEFLMNAQGEDVVAGIRTPQTIDQLKDVMPGAYDDFVKICDKLENHYRDMQDMEFTIEDKKLFMLQTRNGKRTAAAAFKIACDLVDEGLITEKEAVLMIDPKQLDALLHPQFDAEALKNAKVIGTGLAASPGAACGKVVFTAEEAKAWAQKGEKVILVRLETSPEDIEGMAAAQGILTVRGGMTSHAAVVARGMGACCVAGCGAIKMDEENKTFELGGKTYQEGDWLSLDGSTGNIYGEAIKTTDAAIGGEFGRIMAWADSYRTLNVRTNADTPKDAAQARKFGAEGIGLCRTEHMFFDAERIPAIREMICADTVEQREKALLKLEPMQQSDFEGIYEAMEGCPVTIRYLDPPLHEFLPTDEEDIELLAKDLGKSVHDIKEIIASLHEFNPMMGHRGCRLAVTYPEIAVMQTNAVIKAAINVSKKHPDWHLVPEIMIPLVGEVKELQYVKKIVVDTADKLIKDSGSDLKYKVGTMIEIPRACVTADEIAKEAEFFSFGTNDLTQMTFGFSRDDAAKFLDAYYQKKILESDPFARLDQAGVGKLVKMAVSLGRATRPDLKIGICGEHGGDPSSVEFCHSIGLNYVSCSPFRVPIARLAAAQAALKQA